TCAAGTCGATCACCTCGACATTGGCACCAGCCGCCACTGCTCCCTCGGCCGCAATTTTCACCAGTTTCTTGTTATACGAATCGCGTCGTAAACTTCCGGCAAATGCCAGAATGGTCGGAGTATAAGCCATAGCAAATTCTTTCCAGCTTCGTCAAATTTCAGAGTAAAGGGGGCATCGACGAACCGAGCTTGCCATCATTGCTGATGCAGTTATCGCCGTTTCGCGAAGTTTTTTACGACACAGCCTTAGCTGTCCGACTGCACGTGAGCTTCCAAGAACCAGAGGTACTTGTCGAGTTCGCGCGAGAGACCTGTGAAGAGGTCCGACGTGTCGGCATCACCCAGGTCGGCTGAGGTAGCGATGGCCGCCCGCGTCGATTTGCCCACGGCTGCCACGGCGCTAATCAGCTGCTGCAGATGCTGCTTGCCGGTGGTGTGCGAGAGCGGATACTCAGGAAGTTTGGTCGCTGCTGCGATGCTGCCAATCGTTCCCGCAGCAACACCGCCGAGAGCAGTCACCCGTTCGGCAATTTCATCAACGCCGTCGTCGGCCACATCGACCACTTTGTCGAACAGCTCGTGAAGCGCAATGAAGTTAGGTCCCTTCACATTCCAGTGGGCCTGTTTGGCTTGTAGCGCCAGGTTAATCGTGTCGGCTAGTTGGGCATTCAGCAAAGCAATCAGCTGAGCGCGACTCTCTTCGGGCAGATCGATACTGGTTCGAAACATCATCGGAGTTATCTCCTGCGAGTAGTGCGCGAGCCTTTCAGCGGCTCGCGGCGGAATGATTCTAGTGGAGGAGCGTCTGGAGAGGAGGTCGCTTTCAAACAGCTACTAATCTATCGCTCCGTCCATCCAAGGCTATTGGTCGACCGTTAAGTAATCTTTTCGTTCTCGCGACCTTCTCGCGAGTCGATACTCATCGCTCCCGGTCCGTTGGCGATGATACC
This window of the Pirellula staleyi DSM 6068 genome carries:
- the dps gene encoding DNA starvation/stationary phase protection protein Dps, with amino-acid sequence MMFRTSIDLPEESRAQLIALLNAQLADTINLALQAKQAHWNVKGPNFIALHELFDKVVDVADDGVDEIAERVTALGGVAAGTIGSIAAATKLPEYPLSHTTGKQHLQQLISAVAAVGKSTRAAIATSADLGDADTSDLFTGLSRELDKYLWFLEAHVQSDS